The following DNA comes from Aythya fuligula isolate bAytFul2 chromosome 14, bAytFul2.pri, whole genome shotgun sequence.
agcaATAGTCTGGCCAGAGTAAAGTGATTGTCTctctgtacttggctctggtgaggcagCACCTCAaatactgcattcagttttgggGCCCTCACTACAGGAAAGAAATCAAGGTGCTGGAGATGGTCCAAGGAAGGGTAACGGAGGTGTTGAAGGGTcaagagaacaagtcttataaggagcggctgagggaggggtttatgttttttttttttcttctttttttagcctagagaaaaggggACTCAGAGAAGTCTTTATCATGATCTACACTTACCTTAAAGTAGAGCTTcagcaaggtggggattggcCTGTTTTCCTAGGCAGCATGTGATAAGAGGATGGGAGATGGTCTcaaattgtgccaggggagatgATCTAATTATTAGATGATCTAATAAGTCCTTTTCAACCTAAGCGATTCCAGGATTCTATGAACACAGCTGTTGTCATAGCACGTATCTGCTAGCAAAGCCACTTCTAGCTCCATTCTTGAGAGGTCAATGTTCAAGGGCTCCTCTTTCCACCAAGAGACATCGACATATAAAGAATTCCCAAACTACTCCCAGCTGTTGTGATTGCCTTCCTTCTTCACGACAGCTAGAAGGACATCATCAAAGGACCAATTGCTGAGTGTGTTTCTTCATAATGTGCACAAGGACTACACCATGGACAgctccaaacatttttttttcatcacataAACACaacataataattttttttttaagagaataaaTGGTATTCGGCTAGTTTATacacacagacatttttcaGTATTCATAGCAGTAGAGCATGCAAGGCAATAGTAGGGAAGGAATTCCCCAGAAGACTCTCCCATGGTTCCCAAAAAAGCTCAATAATATTTCTCAGGTAAAACCTATTGAGCAGACAGACTTCAAAGTGCATAAACCACAGCTATGTGTggaatgaaataatgaaaacagtcagagaaaagagcatcTATCCTTCTACAGCCCCTCACACAAAATCTCCCCAACATATTACCTCAAACCTTTCACagcttcattgtttttctttcacccCTGGAATTTGCAAGCAAATGTCACCAAAGGACAGGTTCAACAGACCATTTCCCAATACCAATCACTGCGTACAACCACACCATCAAGGTATACTAAGAAGGGAGGTACATTTCTCTGCAAGTTTCTAAAGCATACTAAAGAGATAAAGGGAAAGACAGAGAGGAGCCGTTCTCCAACAGACGCTGGGTcatcataaatatatttgtatatatttctcAACACACATATGCAACAAAATTTCAAGCAATGAAGCCATGACACAGCTGTTGCAATTGCATGTGCCAGCTACCAAAGGCTCTTAAATTCTCTAGAGATCAACGTTCACACATTCTTTCCTGCAACAGCCTTACAGACACAGTATACCTTGCATGGAATATTTATGATCCTCTTTCTGATCTTGATTACAGAAAAAGGGACATTTCTGTCCTGGGAAGATCTTCATGAAGTAAAAGATATAATGGGCAGACTATACAGAAAAAGCAGCCAAATGAAACATGGGGACACTAAGAttcttttgaaaacaacttCAAACTGCTCATCAAGCACATGGGCTATTGGGATGATATACACTTACTACCTGTTAATCTAAAGTGTACACTTATTAagaatagtgaaaaaaaaaaaaggaaaacctgcaTGATACATgtcaggggaagaaaagagtaaCCACCTggcaagtgaaaaacaaaacaaaactaagcaaaaacaaacaaacaacacccgGTTATACCAGAGTCGAAGGCAAAACCTGCTCTCATCTCCTGCTTTCTGCATCAGGTGTAACGCTGGCAGCAGAGGCCACACTTGGCTCCCCTCAATGAGCAGCTACCCACAACCTGCTGCCTAACGAAGTTCTGCCTTGCCCAGCAGCAAACTTCCCCAGTCAGGAAGGAGAGTGGGGAGGAAAAGGCaaggagcaggaaaaacaaCTAGGAAAAAATGCTATACTCCAATGCAGATAGGGGTAGACTAATGAGGATTTTCACAGTTATTAAAAGGAATTATACTCAGAAATCATACCTGTACATACAATTTTTGTACAGAACATTTTAGTATCAGAGGATTAGCATTGCctttcaggaaagcaaaaccagGATCAAATGGTGCAAAAATCCTGCAGGAATGCTCAAATTATGAAACCATACTTAATAAATGCTACAGAAACTGCCAGTCACAATAAAATCGTACCACTGCCCAAACAATATCACCACTAATCACACCTTCTTTTCAAATTCAGAACCAAGATCTCAACTTCACTCTACATTCAAAGCATTCAGTTCAACCACGCTCAATAATCACCTTCCAACTGTATCTCAACAGCTAATAAGGGCTTATAATTCAGGAACATTTTAAGGGGAACGACAGTGGGGACGGAAAGGCAATGAGCAGGAAGGGAGGCAAGCGCCGAGAGGGAGGGTGTCGGGGTGTCTGGGTGTACTACATTCCTGTGTGTAGCCAACGTTCCACCCAAGGATCACACGTAATAGTATGCAGTCCTTCAGGACCTCCTGCTATCACTTAAAGGCAGCAATGGGCAGGAAATTGTGCCTGTCTTCTCCACaatttccttcctgaaaagCAGTAGCTCATCTCACTCAGTTATTTCTGATTCTAAacttaaggaaacaaaaaccttcAACTGACCTACATGAGACAAACATTTCACTACTTATGTAGACACAACTCTTCCTGGAGAAGTCATCTCCCAGAGCACTTGAAAGTCACTGACACCTCAAGCTGAATGCTCATGCAGCACCTTTGGACATCCAGAGGTCCCAGATTGAAGGCCTATGCAAAGAAGATAGTTATCCTCTTTAGGAACATGGAGGAAAGGGTCACAGTGAAACAGCCACAGACCTTGGCACTGTGCAAGGAATCAAAAGTTGCACAGCCATATGCCCAGCTGACTCTTTCGTCTTCCTTGCTAGAAGCCAGACTTCTGCCATTCCCCTGCATGAAAACCTCTTTCTTGGGCCATGGAAAGAGTTTTCTTGGGTCACCTAAGACAAgcagggactggagcatctgtaCTGAAGTGACATAGAAACAATTTCTGCCATTCTTTGTCATCTGGGCAGTCTCCTCTCATCTGTTCCTTCCCTTCCAAAAGTCATCTTGCTGACTGCAACAGCTGAAGATTTGAatcttgctttcctttcacctcagttttaaacaaaataccTCCCCATGTatctgaagaaaatctgaatgGAATTTGCTGGGAAAGGAACAAAGCTCCATGGGAGACAAGCACACAGATGGACATTGCAGGCATAAGATGATGACAATACTCAGGATCAGTTACAGCTCTAGATCAGCACTTCCAGGGCACACCCGCTCTCACATCacccttctgctcttctttgcCTTCACCTTCATACATGGTGGAGACTCCACATGCATCCTTTCATCTCAAAGACCTGTCCTACATAGGCACTTTACATAggccaaatattttattctcagCAAAGCAACATTGCCTCTAAGGACAGGGACAGCATGATCAGAGCAGAAATGGTGCAGGCCTTGGCACAAGATTTGAAACCAAAACATTCCCCATTCAAAGCCACAATGACACAACAACTTTCCCAACTCTAAACCTGCCTCAGCCTGTGTATTCTGCAGTCACACACCTTATCTGCACTATGGACAACATCCTACTCCTTGATATATGTCGCACAAGAAAGAACAGGGCATATCATTCACTGACATTTtattgaaagagaaatacatcAAAGTAATTCTCTCCACAGTTGGAAACATTCAAGGTCTGGAAGGAAACTGCTTCCATAGTCCTGACATTTCTAACGTATCTTCCAGTCAAGATACTCTGCCACAATGAAGCACACTTGGGACTGCAGCAGCAAATGAGGCAAAAATGTGAATCAAGGGAACTACAGGCATGTCAGTCTGACatcagtgccagggaagctcttGGAGAAGATTAACTTGAGTGCCATCACATGGCACTTGAAGGggaaccaggtgatcaggctcAGACAGCATGAGTTTATCAAAGGCAGATCCTCCTTCATGAAcatgatctccttctatgacaaggtgACATGACAGTGGATGATGGAAAGGCTTAGGAGCTTAtttaccttgacttcagcaaggcttttaaaCACTCTTTTgcacagcattctcctggagaaacagGCTGCTCAAGGCTTGGACAGGTGTACACTTGGTTGATTTAAAAGCTGGCTGGGTGGCCAGGCACAAAGAGTCATGTCGAATTGGCATTCGCAATGAAATCAAACCACTGCCCAAAAAATATCACTGCTGACACACCTATTTTCCAACTTCAGAACACACCTCTCACACTATTTCTTCTACAATCACAGCATTCAGTTTTACCACTCTCAATAAACAACTTCTAACTATATGTTGGCCACTGATAAGGGCTTATCATTCAGGGATATTTTAGGGAAACATAAGGATATCGATTCCTTTGACTGCACGGCAGTAAACATTCACGTTATGTATTGAAACAGCTCCCCCAGTTCAACAATTAATAACAGATATTCCAGTCTTTTCAGGGTTCTCTGCCACACTGAGGCCTACTTTTGACATTGACAATAAGCAGAGCAATAATGCAAAAGCTGCACGACATGAAAAGAACTTCACTCTCAGTCTTGACACTCCATTCCTCAATCTAAACAAAtattataaaacagaatttgaagCAATGAAGACATGACACAACTGTTGCAATAGCATTAGCTTGCTAGTAAAGCCTCTTCCATTCTGATGACGTCAATGCTCAAACAGTCCTCTTTCCTCCAAAATACTTTCACACACAGCATACCATAAATAGAACATTCAGGCTTGTTTCTCTGATATTCATTacaggaaaacagacatttctgtCCTCAGAAGATCTTCATGCAGTAAAAGATACACTGAGGAGAGCATAGACGAAAAGCAGACAAATGAAATATGGTCACATTAAGACTCTTTCTAAGACAGCCTCACACTATGGATCAAGCATATGGGATATAGGGATGTTGTACCCTAACCAACTGATAATCTCAAGTGTACATATAGTCAgaataggtaaaaaaaaaagaaaagaaaagaaaagaaaagaaaagaaaagaaaagaaaagaaaagaaaagaaaagaaaagaaaagaaaagaaaagaaaagaaaagaaaagaaaagaaaggaaaacatgcatGAAACATGCTGAGGGTTGAAAGGAGCAACCAcctggcaggggaaaaaaagatacaagTCCATCTAGAGCAAAGCTGCAGATGGAAGCCCTGTCTCATCCACTACCACCGACAGAAAGTGTAACATTGACAGCAGAGCCCCTGTGTAGCTCCCTTGAGCAACGGACAGTCACCCACAAACCGCTGCTCGATAAAGTTGTGCCTTGCGCAGCTACAAACCTCTCCGGCCaggaaggagagcagggagTGAAAGGCAATGAACAGGAAGGGAGACAAGCACTGAGACGGAGGGCGTCGGGGTGTCCGGAGCGACTGACTCACCGGGAGGGCGTCGGGCGGTGCGCCGCGGGCGCCGGCAGCGTCTTCCCCGAGCAGCGGCGCGGCCTTGTCGGGCATGACAGCCTGAAGGACATAATTAAAGGACCGATTGCCCAGTGCATTTCTTCACATGCAACATGGATAGCAccagacaatttttttcttaccacGTTATCATGATGTAATACAAACATTAAGAAGAGAATAAATGATATGCAGCTAGGTTATACACGTGGATGTTTTTCAGTATTCATAGTACTAGAGCATGTAAGGTAGACAGTAGGGAATGAATTCTACAGAAGATAACCCAAAAATCCCAATACAAGCTCAATAACATACCTCAGGCAAAAACTAATCAGTAGACAGACTCCAAAGTGCATAAACCACAGATGTGTGTggaatgaaataaacaaaagtagCAGAGAAAGGAGCATCTGTCCTTCTATAGCCCCTCACACAACGCTCCCCCAACCTGACAACTCAAAACTTCCACAATTTCAATACTTTCACCCTCAGAATTTGCAAGCAAGTCTCATCAAAGGACAAGTTCAACAGACCATTTCCCAGTATCAAGTACTGCGCACAACCACACCATCCAAGTATACCATGAAGGGAGCTACATTTCTCTGCAAGCTTATAAGGCCTACTAATGAGATAAGGGGAAAGACAGAGAGGATTCATTCTCCAGACACTGGATCTTCGTAAATATATGTGTAAAGGAATGTCCCTCTCCTTTTAGAGCATGGGCTGTTCCATGCAGACATCTTTTCTACTAACATTATGTTTACATCCACTACccagacaaaaacaaagaaaaataaaaaaaaattcacaagtACCCTCATGTCTCCATTCTTCTACACCAGCTCCAACTCAAATACTCAGCTGGTGGTTCACATGAGCAAGGCCCATGTACACATAACACATTCATCAACAAGGCTCTGTGCTACTACTGATCACTCAACCTACACATACAGACAAAACACTAGGAAAAAACCAAAtcaaacaagcagcagaaggaagcatTCAAAGAGAAAGTCTGGTAGAGGTGTCACCTGTGCCACCGTGAATGTGGCACAATCTTCTCTCTGCACAGGAAAATGCCTCCCAAGATCACCAAGAAATGACACAGGTGTCATGCTGCAAGCAAAGCACTACAGTTTTCATCTGGACttcatttctataaatattcaTCTGCTCTATTCCATTGTTCCGTGATATGGCCTGCATATCTCCAATGAATATAAGTATCGAGAGCACAGAAGACAGATTCAGTTTGagcttctgtttcatttcccttatacacaaatatttgtCTCCTGATGGCTGATAGGAATGTCTCAAGGAAAATAACGAATTGATGCAATACTATCTTTGTATTTGCAATGTAAAAGGCAAAcgaaaaatgcaaaatatgaagCAAAAGCTTCCTGAAAAGAAAGGTCCGAAAATGGAATACAACTAGAGAGAAACACTATAGCACAAAGCAGATTAAGGAAGTGGATTAAGGAAGATTTTTACAGGTACCTGTATTAGAAGCCATTATGCACAGACATCATAGCTCTACAAGCAGTTTCTCTGCAGAATACTATAGCATCAGAAGACTAGCATTCCCTTTGAGGAAAGCAAAACCAGGATCAAATAGTGCAAAAATCCTGCAGGAATGCTcaaaattataaaatcaaacatataaaaattataaaatcaaaCTGTTCTCCCGCCAAATGGACCAGGTGTtatgctgggggaaaaaaataaaaaaattaaaaaataaaaaaaccaaCCTCGGTTGTGGAAGAGTTGCAGCCAAAATCCTCCCTCATTTCCCACCATCCACACTAGAGTGTAAGGCTACCAGCAGAGCCCAAGCTTGGCTCCCTGAGTGCCAGGCTCTCACAAAAAACACGCTGCTCAGAGAAGCAACAAACCACCCCGGCCGGGAAGGAGAGCGGGAATGGAAAATCCAGGAGCAGGGAACGAGGCAAGCGCCGACAGGGAGGGCGTCGGGGTGTCCGGAGCGACTGACTCACCGGGAGGGCGTCGGGCGGTGCGCCGCGGGCGCCGGCAGCGTCTTCCCCGAGCAGCTGCGCGGCCTTGTCGGGCGGCGGCCGCGCCGGGAGGGTGTTGCAGCAGCTGTCGGCCGCCCAGCGCCGCTGGCTCTTGCGCGAGTCGGCGGTGAGCGACACCTCGTGCGAGTAGGAGTGCAGGAAGGCGCGGACGCCGTCGATGCCCACGAAGTGCGAGGCCGGCACGCCGCGCAAGGCGCCGCTGGCCGGCGGCAGCAGCTGCGAGCGGCGCCAGCGCCGCAGGcgcagcgccagcagcagcagcaggaaggcgaCGAAGAGGCACGACACGGCCGCCACGGCCAGCACCAGCCAGCGCGTCAGGCTGCCGCCGGGCTCGGCCGGCGCCGCCGCGCTGCCCAGCTCCGACAGCAGCTCGGCCACGCTCTCGGCCAGCACCACCGTCAGCGTGGCCGTGGCCGACAGCGCCGGCCGGCCCTGGtccttcaccaccaccaccaggctGTGCCTGGGCGCGTCGCGGGCCAGCGGCGAGCGCGCCGTGCGCACCTCGCCGCTGTGCAGCCCCACGCGGAACAGCCCCGGCTCCGTCGCCTTGGCCAGCTCGTAGGACAGCCACGCGTTCTGCCCCGCGTCCGCGTCCACCGCCACCACCTTGGCCACCAGCGCGCCGGGCTCCGCCGAGCGCGGCGCCAGCTCCACGCCCGTCCAGCCCGCGCCcgacgccgccgccgccgccgccatcggCGGGTACAGCACCTGCGGCGCGTTGTCGTTCTCGTCCACGATCAGCAGCCGCACCGACACGTTGCTGCTCAGCGCCGGCGCGCCGCCGTCCTCCGCCCGCACCCACAGCCCCACCTCGCGCACCTCCTCGTAGTCGAACGAGCGCAGCGCGTACAGCGCGCCCGTCTCCGCCTGCACCGACACGTAGGACGACAGCGGCGCGCCCCGCACGCGCCCCTCCGCCAGCCGGTAGCGCACGCGCGCGTTCTGCCCCCAGTCCGCGTCCCACGCCCGCACCGTCAGCACCAGCGCGCCCTCGGCGTTGTTCTCGGGCAGACGGGCGCTGTAGCGCGCCTCCGCGAACACCGGCGCGTTGTCGTTCACGTCCAGCACGCGCAGCGCCAGCACCGCGCTGCTGCGCAGCGACGGCGACCCGCCGTCCGACGCCCACACCGTCACGTTGTACTCCGACACCTCCTCCCGGTCCAGCTCCCGCGCCGTCACCACGCTGTAGTAGCTGCCCACCGAGCTCCGCAGACGGAACGGCACGTCGCCGACCAGCGAGCACCGCACCTCGCCGTTGGCGCCCGAGTCGCGGTCCTGCACGTGCAGCAGGGCCACCACCGTCCCCGAAGGCGCGTCCTCCGAGATCTCGCTCAGCGCCGACGACACAGTCAGCTCGGGCGCGTTATCATTTACGTCCATCACCGAGATCGAGACCGTAGCTGTGTCGATAACGCCACCGCCGTCCTCTGCTTGAACCTCCATTTCGTAGGAGTCGCCTTCCTCGAAGTCCAGGCTCCTCAACAGCCTGATCGAACCCGTCTTGGAATCCAGAAAGAATTTGTCTGGTTTTACTGCTGTCAATTTTATGACCGAATACGTTAGCTCGCTATTAAGTCCGGCGTCGGCGTCGGTGGCCGTGAGGGTGAGGAGCGTGGAGCCCACGGGCACGTCCTCGGGCACGCGCACAGCGTACACAGCCTGGCTGAACACGGGCGCGTTGTCGTTGGCGTCCAGCACAGACACGCGGATGCGCGCCGTGCCCGTCCGTGCCGGCTCGCCGCCGTCGCTCGCCCTCAGCACCAGCTCGTGAAACGCCGCCTCCTCCCGGTCCAGCGCCTTGGCCAGCACCAGCTCGGGACGCTTCTCGCCGTCGGCTCCCGCCTGCACGGACAGCGAGAAGTGCTCGTCGCCGCTCAGCTCGTAGCTCTGCAGGGAATTCACTCCCACGTCCGGGTCTTGTGCCACGGCCAGAGGGAAGCGCGATCCAGGAGCAGTCATCTCGCTCATTCTCAGTTCCTTTTCGGCCTCTCCGAAGCTGGGTGCGTTGTCGTTAATGTCCGTGATTTCCACTTCGATCTCGTAAACTTTCATCTCGCCCTCCACGATCACCTCACAGCGCAGCACGCATCGCTGCACGCCTTtgcacagctgctctctgtCTAGCCTCTCCGCCGTCACCAGGTGGCCGCTGTTCGCATGCAGAGCGAAATACCGTGTTCTACCTCGGTCCAGGATACGGGCGCCGCGATCGCGGAGGGCCGCCAGCTGCAGCGCCAGGTCCTTTGCCACGTCGCCCACGAAAGAGCCCTTGGGCAGC
Coding sequences within:
- the LOC116494952 gene encoding protocadherin gamma-A10-like is translated as MCTGTEGRWGRRQRALLCCVLVVAWEAAWGQLRYSVPEELPKGSFVGDVAKDLALQLAALRDRGARILDRGRTRYFALHANSGHLVTAERLDREQLCKGVQRCVLRCEVIVEGEMKVYEIEVEITDINDNAPSFGEAEKELRMSEMTAPGSRFPLAVAQDPDVGVNSLQSYELSGDEHFSLSVQAGADGEKRPELVLAKALDREEAAFHELVLRASDGGEPARTGTARIRVSVLDANDNAPVFSQAVYAVRVPEDVPVGSTLLTLTATDADAGLNSELTYSVIKLTAVKPDKFFLDSKTGSIRLLRSLDFEEGDSYEMEVQAEDGGGVIDTATVSISVMDVNDNAPELTVSSALSEISEDAPSGTVVALLHVQDRDSGANGEVRCSLVGDVPFRLRSSVGSYYSVVTARELDREEVSEYNVTVWASDGGSPSLRSSAVLALRVLDVNDNAPVFAEARYSARLPENNAEGALVLTVRAWDADWGQNARVRYRLAEGRVRGAPLSSYVSVQAETGALYALRSFDYEEVREVGLWVRAEDGGAPALSSNVSVRLLIVDENDNAPQVLYPPMAAAAAASGAGWTGVELAPRSAEPGALVAKVVAVDADAGQNAWLSYELAKATEPGLFRVGLHSGEVRTARSPLARDAPRHSLVVVVKDQGRPALSATATLTVVLAESVAELLSELGSAAAPAEPGGSLTRWLVLAVAAVSCLFVAFLLLLLALRLRRWRRSQLLPPASGALRGVPASHFVGIDGVRAFLHSYSHEVSLTADSRKSQRRWAADSCCNTLPARPPPDKAAQLLGEDAAGARGAPPDALPAVMPDKAAPLLGEDAAGARGAPPDALPCIFYCMKIF